Proteins from one Parasteatoda tepidariorum isolate YZ-2023 chromosome 4, CAS_Ptep_4.0, whole genome shotgun sequence genomic window:
- the LOC107440313 gene encoding WW domain-containing oxidoreductase isoform X1, with protein MSAFLPETDSEDELPPGWEERATLDGKVYYANHVSKSTQWSHPRTGKKKKVSGELPHGWERKISDDGNVFYVDHLNHKTTYTDPRLAFAVEENESPTDIRQRFDASTSALQILHGRDLGGKVAIVTGANCGIGFETARSLAYHGCEVYFACRSKDKAKAAIEQICKERPNSNLHFLPLDLSSLQSVSEFCKKFEVEKKLIHMLILNAGVFGLPHSLTEDGFEETFQVNHLGHFYLVKLLTPILIQSSPCRIVLLSSESHRFSFLTKENISEAYLSPKTPDKFYSIMAYNDSKLCNILFSNELNRRLSSKGVFSNAVHPGNVVSSYLSRNWWFYRILFALIRPFTKSLQQAAATSIYCATAHELGGVGGMYFNNCYQCKPSQTSASEDLSKMLWELSETMINRS; from the exons ATGTCTGCTTTCTTGCCAGAAACTGATAGTGAAGATGAATTGCCACCAGGGTGGGAAGAACGTGCCACTTTAGATGGTAAAGTTTATTATGCCAA tcatgtTTCTAAAAGTACTCAATGGTCTCATCCCAGaactggaaaaaagaaaaaagtgtctggag agCTGCCTCACGGatgggaaagaaaaataagtgaCGATGGAAATGTATTTTACGTTGA CCATCTAAATCACAAAACAACTTACACAGATCCTAGATTGGCATTTGCTGTTGAAGAAAATGAATCTCCAACCGATATCAGACAGAGATTTGATGCAAGTACCTCTGCTTTACAAATATTGCATGGGAGAGATTTGGGTGGCAAAGTTGCTATAGTAACAGGAGCTAATTGTGGTATAG gttttgaaaCTGCTAGATCCTTAGCTTATCATGGTTGTGAGGTTTACTTTGCTTGTAGAAGTAAGGATAAAGCTAAAGCTGCCATTGAACAAATATGCAAAGAAAgg ccaAATTCCAACTTACATTTTTTACCACTTGATTTATCAAGTTTACAAAGTGTTTCAgaattttgcaaaaagtttGAAGTGGagaaaaa GCTCATTCACATGTTAATATTGAATGCTGGGGTTTTTGGCCTTCCTCATTCCCTCACAGAGGATGGCTTTGAAGAAACATTTCAAGTAAACCATTTGGGACACTTCTATCTTGTGAAGCTGTTGACACCCATCCTCATTCAATCTTCACCCTGCAGGATTGTTCTTTTGTCATCTGAAAGTCATAG gtTCTCTTTTTTAACGAAGGAGAATATTTCGGAGGCATATCTTTCTCCCAAAACACCAGACAAGTTCTATTCTATCATGGCATATAATGATTCAAAGCTGTGTAACATATTATTCTCCAATGAATTGAATCGACGCTTGTCCTCAAAAGGAGTCTTCTCGAACGCCGTTCACCCAGGAAATGTGGTCAGCAGTTATTTATCCCGAAACTGGTGGTTTTACAGAATTCTCTTTGCTCTTATTCGACCTTTTACTAAGTCTTTG CAACAGGCTGCTGCTACTTCTATATATTGTGCAACAGCCCATGAACTAGGTGGAGTAGGAGGGATGTACTTTAATAACTGTTACCAGTGCAAACCAAGCCAAACCAGTGCTTCAGAAGACTTGTCTAAAATGCTGTGGGAACTGAGTGAAACCATGATTAACAGGTCATAA
- the LOC107440313 gene encoding WW domain-containing oxidoreductase isoform X2, which produces MVSSQNWKKEKSVWSHLNHKTTYTDPRLAFAVEENESPTDIRQRFDASTSALQILHGRDLGGKVAIVTGANCGIGFETARSLAYHGCEVYFACRSKDKAKAAIEQICKERPNSNLHFLPLDLSSLQSVSEFCKKFEVEKKLIHMLILNAGVFGLPHSLTEDGFEETFQVNHLGHFYLVKLLTPILIQSSPCRIVLLSSESHRFSFLTKENISEAYLSPKTPDKFYSIMAYNDSKLCNILFSNELNRRLSSKGVFSNAVHPGNVVSSYLSRNWWFYRILFALIRPFTKSLQQAAATSIYCATAHELGGVGGMYFNNCYQCKPSQTSASEDLSKMLWELSETMINRS; this is translated from the exons ATGGTCTCATCCCAGaactggaaaaaagaaaaaagtgtctggag CCATCTAAATCACAAAACAACTTACACAGATCCTAGATTGGCATTTGCTGTTGAAGAAAATGAATCTCCAACCGATATCAGACAGAGATTTGATGCAAGTACCTCTGCTTTACAAATATTGCATGGGAGAGATTTGGGTGGCAAAGTTGCTATAGTAACAGGAGCTAATTGTGGTATAG gttttgaaaCTGCTAGATCCTTAGCTTATCATGGTTGTGAGGTTTACTTTGCTTGTAGAAGTAAGGATAAAGCTAAAGCTGCCATTGAACAAATATGCAAAGAAAgg ccaAATTCCAACTTACATTTTTTACCACTTGATTTATCAAGTTTACAAAGTGTTTCAgaattttgcaaaaagtttGAAGTGGagaaaaa GCTCATTCACATGTTAATATTGAATGCTGGGGTTTTTGGCCTTCCTCATTCCCTCACAGAGGATGGCTTTGAAGAAACATTTCAAGTAAACCATTTGGGACACTTCTATCTTGTGAAGCTGTTGACACCCATCCTCATTCAATCTTCACCCTGCAGGATTGTTCTTTTGTCATCTGAAAGTCATAG gtTCTCTTTTTTAACGAAGGAGAATATTTCGGAGGCATATCTTTCTCCCAAAACACCAGACAAGTTCTATTCTATCATGGCATATAATGATTCAAAGCTGTGTAACATATTATTCTCCAATGAATTGAATCGACGCTTGTCCTCAAAAGGAGTCTTCTCGAACGCCGTTCACCCAGGAAATGTGGTCAGCAGTTATTTATCCCGAAACTGGTGGTTTTACAGAATTCTCTTTGCTCTTATTCGACCTTTTACTAAGTCTTTG CAACAGGCTGCTGCTACTTCTATATATTGTGCAACAGCCCATGAACTAGGTGGAGTAGGAGGGATGTACTTTAATAACTGTTACCAGTGCAAACCAAGCCAAACCAGTGCTTCAGAAGACTTGTCTAAAATGCTGTGGGAACTGAGTGAAACCATGATTAACAGGTCATAA